A stretch of Gasterosteus aculeatus chromosome 4, fGasAcu3.hap1.1, whole genome shotgun sequence DNA encodes these proteins:
- the gdpd2 gene encoding glycerophosphoinositol inositolphosphodiesterase GDPD2 isoform X2 → MSQKGSCCRVCSRGFYSCSWKHPSEPGKRAGCWFSAVSLVSLLSLCWMYICMITFNDQEDINWKGFNYLKQWVNWFMVLIILSAVLTSYCVLLLLFALVQVALREPLNLHWLHKIFLFFGVIFITFGLVGICHKWPQERPTIPLSLQATAPFLQFGAVGALTLLSSFVFRGFNMAKEKWSRILIAVTFAALSAAIFLWPLSVRSPCLIEPNELPEKPKLIGHRGAPMLAPENTMMSFERSIACGVTAFETDVQVSKDRIPFLMHDNSSGFLRRTTNVKEKFPNEDFSHSSNLTWEDLQSLNAGEWFLKTDPFRSVSQLSEEEKETARNQSVPSLLQLLNLAKQHSVSVIFDLYSPNQGNDTVDTVNTILNSGIDPSLVLWLPPEEREYVNKTAPGFVQVYDNEAVMLKEGGNHLNVKYSKFNRDIRGLRGSGVTVNLWVVNERWLFSLMWCAGASSVTTNSCHLLKDVERPDWLMAPLTYQAIWITVDVVSVLVMTGFFLFQRKTHCLCKRKGAEVQRNTSAWKEREMSPFLSG, encoded by the exons ATGTCTCAAAAGGGAAGCTGTTGCAGAGTCTGCAGCCGGGGCTtttacagctgcagctggaaGCACCCGAGTGAACCAGGAAaa CGAGCAGGCTGTTGGTTCTCGGCTGTCTCTCTGgtgtccctgctctccctgTGCTGGATGTACATCTGCATGATCACGTTTAATGACCAAGAGGACATTAACTG GAAGGGCTTTAACTACCTGAAGCAATGGGTGAATTGGTTCATGGTGCTGATCATCCTTTCTGCAGTGCTAACCAGCTACTGTGTTCTGCTGCTG CTCTTTGCATTGGTCCAAGTCGCCTTAAGGGAGCCGCTCAACCTCCACTGGCTGCATAAG attttcttatttttcGGCGTGATATTCATCACTTTCGGATTGGTGGGAATTTGTCACAAGTGGCCACAAGAACGGCCGACTATCCCTCTCTCGCTGCAG GCCACAGCTCCTTTCTTGCAGTTCGGTGCCGTCGGAGCGTTGACCCTGCTGAGCTCGTTCGTCTTCAGGGGCTTCAACATGGCGAAGGAAAAAT GGTCGAGGATCCTGATCGCGGTGACGTTTGCGGCGCTGTCGGCGGCCATCTTCCTGTGGCCCCTGAGCGTCCGGTCGCCTTGTCTGATAGAGCCCAACGAATTACCTGAAAAACCGAAGCTCATTGGTCACCGCGGGGCCCCCATG CTGGCCCCGGAGAACACCATGATGTCCTTCGAAAGGAGCATCGCGTGCGGCGTGACGGCCTTTGAGACGGACGTGCAGGTCAG TAAAGACAGAATTCCCTTCTTGATGCACGACAACTCCTCTGGGTTCTTGCGGAGAACAACGAATGTCAAAGAGAAGTTTCCCAATGAAGACTTCAGCCACAGCTCCAACCTGACCTGGGAGGACTTGCAGAGTCTGAATGCAGGCGAATGGTTCCTAAAG ACGGATCCTTTCCGTTCAGTGTCCCAGCtctcggaggaggagaaggaaacgGCCAGAAACCAGAGCGTTCCGTCCTTGCTTCAGCTCCTCAACCTGGCCAAGCAGCACAGCGTCTCTGTGATCTTTGACCTCTATAGTCCCAACCAGGGAAACGACACGGTGGACACGGTCAACACCATCTTGAATTCTGGCATCGACCCAAGTCTG GTCCTCTGGCTTCCTCCAGAAGAACGAGAGTACGTGAACAAGACCGCTCCAGGCTTCGTCCAGGTCTACGACAACGAGGCTGTTATGCTTAAAGAAGGAGGGAACCACCTGAATGTGAAATACAGCAAGTTTAATAGAGACATTAG GGGGCTTCGCGGCAGCGGGGTCACGGTGAACCTGTGGGTGGTCAATGAGCGTTGGCTGTTCTCTCTGATGTGGTGTGCGGGGGCCAGTTCCGTTACCACCAACTCCTGCCACCTGCTGAAGGACGTGGAGCGGCCTGACTGGTTAATG gcGCCGCTCACTTACCAGGCGATATGGATCACAGTGGACGTCGTGTCCGTCCTGGTGATGACCGGATTCTTCCTCTTCCAGCG GAAAACCCATTGTCTCTGTAAAAGAAAAG GGGCAGAGGTGCAAAGAAATACTTCAGCCTGGAAGGAGAGGGAAATGTCCCCTTTCTTATCCGGGTAG
- the gdpd2 gene encoding glycerophosphoinositol inositolphosphodiesterase GDPD2 isoform X3 — translation MVLIILSAVLTSYCVLLLLFALVQVALREPLNLHWLHKIFLFFGVIFITFGLVGICHKWPQERPTIPLSLQATAPFLQFGAVGALTLLSSFVFRGFNMAKEKWSRILIAVTFAALSAAIFLWPLSVRSPCLIEPNELPEKPKLIGHRGAPMLAPENTMMSFERSIACGVTAFETDVQVSKDRIPFLMHDNSSGFLRRTTNVKEKFPNEDFSHSSNLTWEDLQSLNAGEWFLKTDPFRSVSQLSEEEKETARNQSVPSLLQLLNLAKQHSVSVIFDLYSPNQGNDTVDTVNTILNSGIDPSLVLWLPPEEREYVNKTAPGFVQVYDNEAVMLKEGGNHLNVKYSKFNRDIRGLRGSGVTVNLWVVNERWLFSLMWCAGASSVTTNSCHLLKDVERPDWLMAPLTYQAIWITVDVVSVLVMTGFFLFQRKTHCLCKRKGAEVQRNTSAWKEREMSPFLSG, via the exons ATGGTGCTGATCATCCTTTCTGCAGTGCTAACCAGCTACTGTGTTCTGCTGCTG CTCTTTGCATTGGTCCAAGTCGCCTTAAGGGAGCCGCTCAACCTCCACTGGCTGCATAAG attttcttatttttcGGCGTGATATTCATCACTTTCGGATTGGTGGGAATTTGTCACAAGTGGCCACAAGAACGGCCGACTATCCCTCTCTCGCTGCAG GCCACAGCTCCTTTCTTGCAGTTCGGTGCCGTCGGAGCGTTGACCCTGCTGAGCTCGTTCGTCTTCAGGGGCTTCAACATGGCGAAGGAAAAAT GGTCGAGGATCCTGATCGCGGTGACGTTTGCGGCGCTGTCGGCGGCCATCTTCCTGTGGCCCCTGAGCGTCCGGTCGCCTTGTCTGATAGAGCCCAACGAATTACCTGAAAAACCGAAGCTCATTGGTCACCGCGGGGCCCCCATG CTGGCCCCGGAGAACACCATGATGTCCTTCGAAAGGAGCATCGCGTGCGGCGTGACGGCCTTTGAGACGGACGTGCAGGTCAG TAAAGACAGAATTCCCTTCTTGATGCACGACAACTCCTCTGGGTTCTTGCGGAGAACAACGAATGTCAAAGAGAAGTTTCCCAATGAAGACTTCAGCCACAGCTCCAACCTGACCTGGGAGGACTTGCAGAGTCTGAATGCAGGCGAATGGTTCCTAAAG ACGGATCCTTTCCGTTCAGTGTCCCAGCtctcggaggaggagaaggaaacgGCCAGAAACCAGAGCGTTCCGTCCTTGCTTCAGCTCCTCAACCTGGCCAAGCAGCACAGCGTCTCTGTGATCTTTGACCTCTATAGTCCCAACCAGGGAAACGACACGGTGGACACGGTCAACACCATCTTGAATTCTGGCATCGACCCAAGTCTG GTCCTCTGGCTTCCTCCAGAAGAACGAGAGTACGTGAACAAGACCGCTCCAGGCTTCGTCCAGGTCTACGACAACGAGGCTGTTATGCTTAAAGAAGGAGGGAACCACCTGAATGTGAAATACAGCAAGTTTAATAGAGACATTAG GGGGCTTCGCGGCAGCGGGGTCACGGTGAACCTGTGGGTGGTCAATGAGCGTTGGCTGTTCTCTCTGATGTGGTGTGCGGGGGCCAGTTCCGTTACCACCAACTCCTGCCACCTGCTGAAGGACGTGGAGCGGCCTGACTGGTTAATG gcGCCGCTCACTTACCAGGCGATATGGATCACAGTGGACGTCGTGTCCGTCCTGGTGATGACCGGATTCTTCCTCTTCCAGCG GAAAACCCATTGTCTCTGTAAAAGAAAAG GGGCAGAGGTGCAAAGAAATACTTCAGCCTGGAAGGAGAGGGAAATGTCCCCTTTCTTATCCGGGTAG
- the gdpd2 gene encoding glycerophosphoinositol inositolphosphodiesterase GDPD2 isoform X1: MSQKGSCCRVCSRGFYSCSWKHPSEPGKRAGCWFSAVSLVSLLSLCWMYICMITFNDQEDINWKGFNYLKQWVNWFMVLIILSAVLTSYCVLLLLFALVQVALREPLNLHWLHKIFLFFGVIFITFGLVGICHKWPQERPTIPLSLQATAPFLQFGAVGALTLLSSFVFRGFNMAKEKWSRILIAVTFAALSAAIFLWPLSVRSPCLIEPNELPEKPKLIGHRGAPMLAPENTMMSFERSIACGVTAFETDVQVSKDRIPFLMHDNSSGFLRRTTNVKEKFPNEDFSHSSNLTWEDLQSLNAGEWFLKTDPFRSVSQLSEEEKETARNQSVPSLLQLLNLAKQHSVSVIFDLYSPNQGNDTVDTVNTILNSGIDPSLVLWLPPEEREYVNKTAPGFVQVYDNEAVMLKEGGNHLNVKYSKFNRDIRGLRGSGVTVNLWVVNERWLFSLMWCAGASSVTTNSCHLLKDVERPDWLMVSAAHARAPLVPFPVVSVAFKSHVFVCVPGAAHLPGDMDHSGRRVRPGDDRILPLPAENPLSL; the protein is encoded by the exons ATGTCTCAAAAGGGAAGCTGTTGCAGAGTCTGCAGCCGGGGCTtttacagctgcagctggaaGCACCCGAGTGAACCAGGAAaa CGAGCAGGCTGTTGGTTCTCGGCTGTCTCTCTGgtgtccctgctctccctgTGCTGGATGTACATCTGCATGATCACGTTTAATGACCAAGAGGACATTAACTG GAAGGGCTTTAACTACCTGAAGCAATGGGTGAATTGGTTCATGGTGCTGATCATCCTTTCTGCAGTGCTAACCAGCTACTGTGTTCTGCTGCTG CTCTTTGCATTGGTCCAAGTCGCCTTAAGGGAGCCGCTCAACCTCCACTGGCTGCATAAG attttcttatttttcGGCGTGATATTCATCACTTTCGGATTGGTGGGAATTTGTCACAAGTGGCCACAAGAACGGCCGACTATCCCTCTCTCGCTGCAG GCCACAGCTCCTTTCTTGCAGTTCGGTGCCGTCGGAGCGTTGACCCTGCTGAGCTCGTTCGTCTTCAGGGGCTTCAACATGGCGAAGGAAAAAT GGTCGAGGATCCTGATCGCGGTGACGTTTGCGGCGCTGTCGGCGGCCATCTTCCTGTGGCCCCTGAGCGTCCGGTCGCCTTGTCTGATAGAGCCCAACGAATTACCTGAAAAACCGAAGCTCATTGGTCACCGCGGGGCCCCCATG CTGGCCCCGGAGAACACCATGATGTCCTTCGAAAGGAGCATCGCGTGCGGCGTGACGGCCTTTGAGACGGACGTGCAGGTCAG TAAAGACAGAATTCCCTTCTTGATGCACGACAACTCCTCTGGGTTCTTGCGGAGAACAACGAATGTCAAAGAGAAGTTTCCCAATGAAGACTTCAGCCACAGCTCCAACCTGACCTGGGAGGACTTGCAGAGTCTGAATGCAGGCGAATGGTTCCTAAAG ACGGATCCTTTCCGTTCAGTGTCCCAGCtctcggaggaggagaaggaaacgGCCAGAAACCAGAGCGTTCCGTCCTTGCTTCAGCTCCTCAACCTGGCCAAGCAGCACAGCGTCTCTGTGATCTTTGACCTCTATAGTCCCAACCAGGGAAACGACACGGTGGACACGGTCAACACCATCTTGAATTCTGGCATCGACCCAAGTCTG GTCCTCTGGCTTCCTCCAGAAGAACGAGAGTACGTGAACAAGACCGCTCCAGGCTTCGTCCAGGTCTACGACAACGAGGCTGTTATGCTTAAAGAAGGAGGGAACCACCTGAATGTGAAATACAGCAAGTTTAATAGAGACATTAG GGGGCTTCGCGGCAGCGGGGTCACGGTGAACCTGTGGGTGGTCAATGAGCGTTGGCTGTTCTCTCTGATGTGGTGTGCGGGGGCCAGTTCCGTTACCACCAACTCCTGCCACCTGCTGAAGGACGTGGAGCGGCCTGACTGGTTAATGGTGAGCGCCGCACACGCCCGCGCGCCGTTGGTTCCCTTTCCGGTTGTTTCAGTGGCGTTCAAGAgccacgtgtttgtgtgtgttccaggcGCCGCTCACTTACCAGGCGATATGGATCACAGTGGACGTCGTGTCCGTCCTGGTGATGACCGGATTCTTCCTCTTCCAGCG GAAAACCCATTGTCTCTGTAA
- the pdzd11 gene encoding PDZ domain-containing protein 11 isoform X1, with protein MDQKIPYDDYQLPVVFLPSYENPPAWIPPQERVQHPDYNNELTQFLPRTIVLKKPPGAQLGFNIRGGKASQLGIFISKVVPDSDAHRAGLQEGDQVLSVNEVDFQDIEHSRAVEILKTAREILMRVRFFPYNYQRQKERTVH; from the exons ATGGATCAGAAAATTCCTTATGACGACTACCAGCTGCCGGTGGTATTTCTTCCTTCATATGAGAACCCCCCGGCATGGATACCCCCACAGGAG CGTGTTCAGCACCCTGACTACAACAATGAGCTCACCCAGTTCCTGCCTCGTACCATTGTATTGAAGAAACCTCCAGGAGCACAGCTGGGCTTCAACATCCGTGGGGGCAAAGCGTCACAGCTGGGGATCTTTATatccaag gtgGTCCCGGACTCGGATGCCCATAGAGCAGGTCTGCAGGAGGGAGACCAGGTTCTTTCTGTAAATGAGGTTGATTTCCAAGACATAGAACACTCGAGA GCTGTAGAGATTCTGAAGACTGCGCGAGAGATACTGATGCGGGTTCGCTTCTTTCCTTACA ATTACCAAAGGCAGAAGGAGAGGACTGTACAttag
- the pdzd11 gene encoding PDZ domain-containing protein 11 isoform X2 has protein sequence MKKDQGRFNNGRQWNALHVHTVNRVQHPDYNNELTQFLPRTIVLKKPPGAQLGFNIRGGKASQLGIFISKVVPDSDAHRAGLQEGDQVLSVNEVDFQDIEHSRAVEILKTAREILMRVRFFPYNYQRQKERTVH, from the exons ATGAAGAAAGATCAAGGACGCTTTAACAATGGAAGGCAATGGAATGCTCTGCACGTTCACACTGTAAAT CGTGTTCAGCACCCTGACTACAACAATGAGCTCACCCAGTTCCTGCCTCGTACCATTGTATTGAAGAAACCTCCAGGAGCACAGCTGGGCTTCAACATCCGTGGGGGCAAAGCGTCACAGCTGGGGATCTTTATatccaag gtgGTCCCGGACTCGGATGCCCATAGAGCAGGTCTGCAGGAGGGAGACCAGGTTCTTTCTGTAAATGAGGTTGATTTCCAAGACATAGAACACTCGAGA GCTGTAGAGATTCTGAAGACTGCGCGAGAGATACTGATGCGGGTTCGCTTCTTTCCTTACA ATTACCAAAGGCAGAAGGAGAGGACTGTACAttag